One Chloroflexota bacterium DNA segment encodes these proteins:
- a CDS encoding S9 family peptidase: protein MSEQPIPRRLTLDAVAHYPRPGTSAPAHIAFSPDGRLLTYLYSERGDLVRDLWALDLETGQRHILVAAGATPDSDDTVSPEEALRRERQRVREGGVTNYRWADEADRLVLILGGQLAVTSSRGEAPRILARAADPIEDARPTADGAHIVFVRGRDLWTVDVEADTSRRLTSDASETISNGVAEFIAQEEMGRSEGFWIAPDGQRIAYTRVDEGHIPAYPIVHQGGDAWRVESHRYPFAGAANAHVRLAVLPIAGGKTRWLDSVPDDRGYLARVDWRPDGSLAVQVESRDQRRLDLILVDPASGERSTLLTETSPSWINLHRDLRFLSDCSFIWSSERTGYRHLELRGPDGSLVRQLTDGAWPVDALVHVDEARRTVYFVAGRESPLGRDLYAVSLDGGAITRLSDGVGFHGASFAKSGRQYAETTESRDQPPRVVIRSIDRPSDIPVHDPPSAEACAPGLVTPEIVEVSSRDGATLYGSLYRPRGVQFPAPTIVSVYGGPHVQSVTDTWGMTVDLRAQYLASLGFLVFKLDNRGSARRGLAFEAAIERRLGTIEVQDQVDGVRWLVAEGLADARRVGIYGWSYGGYMAALCLLTEPAVFRVAVAGAPVTAWDGYDTHYTERYMGTPSENPEGYARGSVLTHASRLEGRLMLVHGMIDENVHFRHTARLVAALEAAGKACDVLILPNERHMPRDEAGRRYVEERVAAYFLEHL, encoded by the coding sequence GTGTCCGAGCAGCCAATTCCCCGGCGTCTCACGCTCGACGCCGTCGCCCACTACCCCCGCCCAGGCACCAGCGCGCCGGCTCACATCGCCTTCTCGCCAGACGGGCGGCTCCTCACCTATCTCTACAGCGAGCGGGGCGACCTCGTGCGCGACCTGTGGGCGCTGGACCTGGAGACGGGTCAGCGCCACATCCTCGTCGCCGCGGGGGCCACGCCCGACTCGGACGACACGGTAAGCCCGGAGGAGGCGCTCAGGCGCGAGCGCCAACGCGTGCGCGAGGGCGGGGTGACGAATTACCGATGGGCGGATGAGGCGGACCGGCTCGTCCTGATCCTGGGCGGGCAGCTCGCGGTCACATCGAGCCGCGGCGAGGCCCCGCGCATCCTCGCCCGCGCGGCAGATCCAATCGAGGATGCCCGGCCCACGGCGGACGGCGCGCACATCGTGTTCGTTCGCGGGCGCGACCTGTGGACAGTGGACGTCGAGGCTGACACGAGTCGGCGGCTGACGAGCGACGCGAGCGAAACGATCTCAAATGGAGTCGCCGAGTTCATCGCCCAGGAGGAGATGGGCCGAAGCGAGGGGTTCTGGATCGCTCCCGACGGCCAACGGATCGCCTACACCCGGGTCGATGAGGGACACATCCCGGCGTATCCCATCGTCCATCAGGGGGGCGACGCCTGGCGCGTCGAGTCGCACCGCTACCCGTTCGCCGGTGCCGCCAACGCGCACGTGCGGCTCGCGGTGCTTCCGATCGCGGGAGGAAAGACGCGCTGGCTCGACTCGGTACCGGACGATCGGGGCTACCTCGCGCGGGTGGACTGGCGCCCGGATGGATCATTGGCGGTTCAGGTCGAATCGCGTGACCAGCGCCGTCTCGATCTGATCCTCGTCGATCCCGCGAGCGGCGAGCGGTCCACTCTTCTGACCGAGACGTCGCCATCCTGGATCAACCTCCACCGTGACCTACGATTCCTGTCCGATTGCTCGTTCATCTGGTCGTCGGAGCGGACCGGCTATCGCCACCTGGAGCTGCGTGGGCCGGACGGGAGTCTCGTGCGCCAGCTCACCGACGGCGCCTGGCCGGTCGACGCGCTGGTCCACGTCGACGAGGCGCGCCGGACCGTCTACTTCGTCGCCGGCCGCGAGAGCCCGCTCGGCCGAGACCTGTATGCGGTGTCCCTCGACGGAGGAGCGATCACGCGGCTCAGCGACGGCGTCGGATTTCACGGCGCTTCGTTCGCCAAGAGCGGCCGGCAATACGCGGAAACCACGGAGTCGCGAGATCAGCCACCGCGGGTCGTCATCCGCTCGATCGACCGTCCGTCCGACATTCCGGTGCACGACCCGCCGTCCGCGGAGGCTTGCGCGCCAGGGCTGGTGACACCGGAGATCGTCGAGGTGTCGTCGCGTGATGGAGCCACCTTGTATGGCTCCCTATATCGGCCAAGGGGCGTCCAGTTTCCCGCGCCGACGATCGTCTCGGTCTATGGCGGACCGCACGTCCAGTCGGTCACCGACACCTGGGGAATGACCGTGGACCTCCGCGCCCAATATCTCGCGTCCCTGGGGTTCCTCGTATTCAAGCTGGACAACCGCGGGTCCGCGCGGCGAGGACTAGCATTCGAAGCGGCCATCGAGCGGCGGCTGGGGACGATCGAAGTTCAGGACCAGGTCGACGGGGTACGGTGGCTCGTGGCAGAGGGTCTCGCGGACGCGCGGCGAGTCGGCATTTATGGCTGGAGCTACGGCGGGTACATGGCAGCACTGTGCTTACTGACCGAGCCGGCCGTCTTTCGCGTGGCCGTGGCGGGCGCGCCCGTCACGGCGTGGGATGGCTACGACACCCACTACACGGAGCGGTACATGGGCACCCCGTCGGAGAATCCCGAGGGGTATGCCAGAGGCTCGGTGCTGACCCATGCGTCGCGTCTTGAAGGGCGCCTCATGCTGGTGCACGGAATGATCGACGAGAACGTCCACTTTCGGCACACGGCCCGACTCGTCGCGGCCCTCGAGGCGGCGGGCAAGGCGTGCGACGTGCTCATCCTTCCCAACGAGCGCCACATGCCCCGTGACGAGGCCGGTCGTCGCTACGTCGAGGAGCGCGTGGCGGCATATTTTCTCGAGCACCTGTGA
- the cysS gene encoding cysteine--tRNA ligase produces MRLFNTSSHELETVRPRAEPVTMYVCGVTPYDTTHLGHARTYLVFDVLQRYLRYLGHGVRYVQNVTDVDDPLIERANALGMDYRELADRYVKIFLADLEDLNVIMPTVYPRATEEIPGMIATITSLIEKGMAYPRGGSVYFRAARFPGYGAMSGLDRAGMLQAHRDTGEDPDDPNKEDQLDFRLWQAARPGEPVWESPWGPGRPGWHIECSTMANRYLGPRLDIHGGGEDLIFPHHCSEIAQSETASGVGPFCQYWVHVGLVWMDGEKMSKSKGNMAFARDLLPVYGGDALRYYLIGTQYRQRLEYIPDDLEAAADRWRSVVHALKGPRGGSPSDRALTYRDAFFAAMDEDLDTPRALAAIHGLAALVAEASEPGDRDLLASLLQIVGFRLD; encoded by the coding sequence ATGCGCCTGTTTAACACGTCTTCCCACGAGCTCGAGACCGTCCGTCCCCGTGCAGAACCAGTCACGATGTACGTCTGCGGCGTGACACCCTACGACACCACTCACCTGGGGCACGCGCGAACCTACCTGGTGTTCGACGTGCTCCAGCGTTACCTCCGCTATCTCGGCCATGGGGTTCGGTACGTCCAGAACGTGACCGATGTCGACGATCCCCTCATCGAGCGCGCCAACGCCCTGGGGATGGACTACCGGGAGCTCGCCGACCGGTACGTGAAGATTTTCCTGGCCGACCTGGAAGACCTGAACGTCATCATGCCCACGGTGTACCCGCGCGCCACCGAGGAGATCCCGGGGATGATCGCGACGATCACGAGCCTGATCGAGAAGGGGATGGCGTATCCCCGGGGCGGGTCGGTCTACTTTCGCGCCGCGCGGTTCCCCGGCTATGGGGCGATGAGCGGCCTCGATCGCGCGGGCATGCTCCAGGCCCATCGCGACACGGGCGAGGACCCCGATGATCCCAACAAGGAGGACCAGCTCGACTTTCGGCTCTGGCAGGCTGCGCGTCCGGGCGAGCCGGTGTGGGAGAGCCCCTGGGGCCCCGGGCGACCCGGATGGCACATCGAGTGCTCCACCATGGCGAACCGGTACTTGGGCCCCCGTCTCGACATCCACGGCGGCGGTGAAGACCTTATCTTTCCGCACCACTGCAGCGAGATCGCCCAGTCCGAGACGGCGAGTGGCGTCGGTCCGTTCTGTCAGTACTGGGTACACGTCGGGCTCGTATGGATGGACGGGGAGAAGATGAGCAAGTCGAAGGGCAACATGGCGTTCGCGCGCGATCTGCTCCCCGTCTACGGCGGCGATGCCCTGCGCTACTATCTCATCGGCACACAGTACCGCCAGCGATTGGAATACATACCCGACGACCTCGAGGCGGCGGCGGATCGCTGGCGCTCCGTCGTCCATGCGCTGAAGGGCCCGCGCGGCGGCTCTCCCTCGGATCGCGCGCTGACATATCGCGACGCCTTCTTCGCCGCTATGGACGAGGACCTGGACACGCCGCGCGCCCTGGCCGCGATACACGGGCTGGCGGCGTTGGTAGCCGAGGCGTCAGAGCCCGGCGACCGCGACCTCCTCGCTTCCCTCCTCCAGATCGTCGGATTCCGCCTCGACTGA
- a CDS encoding Hsp20/alpha crystallin family protein, giving the protein MANLVRWDPFGEALSLRQAVDRLFEDAWVRPWLGHATDGVAAPPIDMYETGEDLVVTASLPGVKPEDVEITVQGEVLTIRGEARDDETVSQEAYHRRERKYGRFTRQLALPTPVDSTKAEAHFEHGVLKLRLPKMEQAKERRIQITSASTNSH; this is encoded by the coding sequence ATGGCGAATCTCGTGCGCTGGGACCCGTTCGGAGAGGCTCTGAGCCTCAGGCAGGCAGTCGATCGGCTGTTCGAGGATGCCTGGGTTCGCCCGTGGCTCGGCCACGCGACCGATGGGGTAGCGGCACCACCCATCGACATGTACGAAACGGGTGAAGATCTCGTCGTGACCGCCTCCCTCCCGGGCGTCAAGCCGGAGGACGTCGAGATCACGGTTCAGGGTGAGGTGCTCACGATTCGGGGTGAGGCCCGAGACGATGAGACCGTGAGTCAGGAGGCATATCATCGGCGCGAGCGCAAGTACGGGCGGTTTACCCGCCAGCTCGCCCTTCCGACGCCGGTCGACAGCACCAAAGCCGAGGCACACTTCGAGCACGGCGTGTTGAAGCTGCGCCTCCCCAAGATGGAGCAGGCGAAAGAGCGGCGAATTCAGATAACCAGTGCCTCGACGAACTCGCACTAG
- the selA gene encoding L-seryl-tRNA(Sec) selenium transferase, producing MADVGTRDGTGEDARRSLPSIGQLLETETARRLLQEFPRATVVDAIRSAVADSRERATGEPPSPETLLANASARLARGDEPSLRPVVNATGIILHTNLGRAPLSAAAIRAMERLAQGYSSLEFDLQRGARGSRHGHVSDLLCSLTGAEAALVVNNNASAVLLALAALAAGREVVISRGQLVEIGGGFRIPDVLRQSGARLVEVGTTNRTYAEDYAAALTDETAVLLRVHASNFRVVGFTHSASIEDLAAIAHRHGRLLVDDLGSGSLLPTERFGLGHEPMPQESVRAGADVVCFSGDKLLGGPQAGILVGGEQAIAAITRHPLTRALRPDKVTLAGLRATLAHYVRQEAETAIPVWRMISATPDELGARASAIARAAGSPFAHVADSTAAVGGGSLPGEVLPSFAVALEHPTRSCAQVAEWLRHWSPPIVARVAHDRVLLDVRTIAPNEDQFVADAIEALASW from the coding sequence GTGGCAGACGTCGGTACACGCGACGGCACGGGTGAGGACGCCCGTCGTTCGCTCCCCAGCATCGGCCAACTGCTGGAGACCGAGACTGCGCGCCGACTCCTCCAGGAGTTCCCTCGCGCCACCGTCGTTGACGCGATCCGGTCGGCCGTGGCCGACTCTCGGGAGCGCGCCACCGGCGAGCCGCCGAGTCCGGAGACGCTCCTCGCCAATGCCAGCGCACGGCTCGCGCGGGGCGACGAGCCGAGTCTGCGACCGGTCGTCAATGCGACCGGCATTATCCTCCACACCAACCTGGGGCGGGCGCCGCTTAGCGCGGCGGCGATTCGCGCCATGGAGCGTCTCGCGCAGGGGTACAGCTCGCTCGAGTTCGATCTCCAACGCGGGGCGCGGGGCTCCCGGCACGGCCACGTGTCGGACCTCCTCTGCTCCCTGACCGGCGCCGAAGCCGCATTGGTCGTCAACAACAACGCCAGCGCGGTGCTCCTCGCGCTGGCTGCGCTCGCCGCGGGCCGAGAGGTTGTCATCTCGCGCGGGCAGCTCGTAGAGATTGGCGGCGGATTTCGGATCCCCGACGTCTTGCGCCAGAGCGGCGCTCGCCTCGTCGAGGTCGGCACCACCAATCGGACCTACGCGGAGGACTACGCCGCCGCCCTCACGGACGAGACAGCCGTCCTCCTCCGGGTTCACGCCAGCAACTTCCGGGTCGTTGGATTCACCCACAGCGCAAGCATCGAGGATCTGGCGGCAATCGCGCACCGCCACGGACGCCTCCTTGTGGACGATTTGGGGAGCGGGAGCCTTCTCCCCACCGAGCGATTTGGACTGGGTCACGAGCCCATGCCGCAGGAAAGCGTGCGCGCGGGCGCCGACGTGGTGTGCTTCAGCGGAGACAAGCTGCTCGGCGGGCCGCAGGCCGGCATCCTCGTCGGCGGCGAGCAAGCCATCGCCGCCATCACCCGGCACCCCCTCACGCGGGCGCTGCGGCCCGACAAGGTGACGCTAGCCGGGCTCCGTGCCACCCTGGCGCACTACGTGCGCCAGGAAGCGGAAACGGCCATCCCCGTGTGGCGAATGATCTCAGCCACGCCGGACGAGCTCGGCGCTCGCGCCTCGGCGATCGCGCGGGCGGCGGGGAGTCCGTTTGCCCACGTGGCGGACTCAACGGCCGCGGTTGGCGGCGGATCTCTTCCCGGCGAGGTGCTTCCCAGCTTCGCTGTGGCCCTCGAACACCCGACGCGCTCGTGTGCACAGGTGGCCGAATGGCTTCGCCACTGGTCCCCGCCCATTGTCGCCCGGGTCGCCCACGATCGCGTGCTGCTGGACGTGCGAACCATCGCGCCGAATGAGGATCAATTCGTCGCCGATGCGATTGAGGCCCTCGCGAGCTGGTGA
- a CDS encoding glycosyltransferase family 9 protein, whose protein sequence is MAPSARVTVIVVTWNGRAHLGPCLDALSRQTLTDFDVILVDNGSTDGSAEFVSQHFPSVRVIRNARNLGFAAANNIGIRASDTPYVATLNNDTIAESTWLEALVRVAESRPELGSVASKMVFAHDPTTINSCGIAIDPAAIAWDLWGGYPAAAVDQPRTVFGPCAGAALYRRAMLDEVGLFDEDFFAYLEDVDLAWRARLRGWDSVLAPDAIVHHAHAGTLGEGSPTKRFLLARNKVWTIAKCAPFAQLLRWLPLMLIYDAGAASFGVIHGRDWASVRGRLAGLRGIGRALDKRRAIQARRSVSWARLRPLFAPLAPPWDVPRRYRHLVAPPRSVGPPDHRGRPAALRDRMRQPLLDAAGLALRSSGKRASQGEPRVVVLRPDHLGDVLLSRPALQLLRDSLPPNAVTTVVGPWSAAALEGTALRVVTFAFPAFTRAPKPNALAPYATLLALATRLRAERFDAALVLRPDHWWGALAVALAGIPVRVGHRTPGTAPFLTHAVSDGDGEHAADTAHRAALALLAALGREASACPDRHVTVTYAPRPASARAADAWLAREAIDADRFIVVHPGAGADVKLWPAKRWAALFAALPDPAIVGLTAGPGEETLREQVRLQCPRQLHVAPRLDWDGLAALYARARLVIGVDSGPLHLAAAVGTPTVRLYGPTDPRWYGPRGQGTAHEAIRSELPCAPCGDLDHPPCGFRFDAPCMASISVEAVARAADALFRLRASASGPFR, encoded by the coding sequence ATGGCACCATCGGCGCGCGTGACCGTGATCGTGGTGACATGGAACGGCCGTGCGCACCTCGGCCCATGCCTGGACGCCCTCAGCCGCCAGACCCTCACCGATTTCGATGTGATCCTGGTCGACAACGGCTCGACCGACGGCTCAGCGGAATTCGTTTCCCAACACTTCCCCTCCGTCCGTGTCATCCGGAACGCGCGCAACCTCGGCTTCGCGGCGGCCAACAACATCGGCATCCGCGCCAGCGACACCCCCTACGTCGCCACCCTCAACAACGACACGATTGCGGAGTCCACGTGGCTCGAAGCCCTCGTGCGCGTCGCTGAGTCGCGTCCCGAGCTGGGCTCCGTGGCCTCCAAGATGGTGTTCGCTCACGACCCCACCACCATCAATTCGTGCGGCATCGCCATCGACCCGGCCGCCATCGCCTGGGACCTCTGGGGCGGATATCCCGCCGCGGCGGTCGACCAGCCCCGGACCGTCTTCGGCCCATGCGCCGGCGCGGCGCTGTATCGGCGGGCGATGCTGGACGAAGTGGGGCTGTTCGACGAGGACTTCTTCGCCTATCTCGAAGACGTGGATCTGGCCTGGCGGGCACGCCTCCGCGGCTGGGACTCCGTGCTGGCGCCGGACGCGATCGTCCACCACGCCCACGCGGGCACCCTTGGCGAGGGGTCGCCGACGAAGCGCTTCCTGCTGGCGAGGAACAAAGTCTGGACCATCGCCAAGTGCGCCCCGTTCGCCCAGCTGCTGCGCTGGCTTCCACTGATGCTGATCTACGACGCCGGCGCCGCGTCGTTCGGCGTCATCCACGGGCGGGACTGGGCCTCCGTGCGCGGCCGGCTCGCCGGCCTCCGAGGCATCGGACGAGCGCTCGACAAGCGGCGGGCAATCCAGGCCCGCCGCTCCGTTTCGTGGGCGCGCCTGCGCCCCCTCTTCGCGCCCCTCGCTCCGCCCTGGGACGTGCCCCGACGGTATCGCCACCTCGTGGCGCCCCCTCGGTCCGTTGGTCCACCGGACCATCGTGGGCGCCCCGCGGCCCTCCGCGACAGAATGCGCCAGCCCTTGCTCGACGCCGCCGGGCTCGCCCTGCGGTCGTCAGGGAAGCGGGCGTCACAAGGCGAGCCGCGCGTGGTGGTGCTGCGGCCCGACCACCTGGGCGACGTGCTCCTATCGCGGCCGGCGCTCCAGCTGCTGCGCGACAGCCTCCCCCCGAACGCTGTAACCACGGTGGTGGGACCGTGGAGCGCGGCGGCGCTCGAGGGCACCGCCCTGCGGGTGGTGACGTTCGCCTTTCCCGCGTTCACGCGCGCGCCCAAGCCGAATGCCCTGGCGCCGTACGCGACGCTCCTCGCCCTCGCGACGCGCCTGCGCGCCGAGCGGTTTGACGCGGCGCTCGTGCTGCGGCCCGACCATTGGTGGGGTGCGCTTGCCGTCGCCCTTGCCGGCATCCCAGTGCGGGTTGGCCATCGAACACCCGGAACGGCCCCGTTCCTCACCCACGCCGTGAGCGACGGAGACGGGGAGCACGCGGCAGACACGGCCCATCGCGCGGCGCTCGCCCTGCTCGCGGCTCTGGGGCGGGAGGCGTCCGCCTGCCCGGACCGACATGTCACCGTCACCTACGCTCCGCGACCGGCAAGCGCTCGCGCGGCGGACGCCTGGCTCGCGCGGGAGGCGATCGATGCGGACCGCTTCATCGTTGTTCACCCGGGCGCGGGCGCAGACGTGAAGCTGTGGCCTGCCAAACGGTGGGCGGCCCTCTTCGCGGCGCTGCCAGACCCCGCGATCGTCGGGCTCACGGCCGGTCCCGGCGAGGAGACTCTCCGGGAGCAGGTGCGTCTGCAATGCCCCCGTCAGCTCCACGTCGCGCCGCGGCTCGACTGGGACGGCCTGGCCGCGCTCTACGCGAGGGCCAGACTCGTGATTGGTGTCGATAGCGGACCCCTGCACCTCGCGGCCGCCGTCGGAACCCCGACGGTTCGGCTCTACGGTCCCACCGATCCCAGGTGGTATGGTCCGCGCGGCCAGGGCACCGCGCACGAGGCGATCAGGTCCGAGCTACCGTGCGCTCCCTGCGGTGACCTCGATCATCCCCCGTGCGGGTTCCGCTTCGATGCGCCGTGCATGGCGTCGATCTCGGTCGAGGCCGTCGCAAGGGCCGCCGACGCGCTCTTTCGGCTTCGGGCCTCGGCCTCCGGACCATTCAGGTGA
- the waaF gene encoding lipopolysaccharide heptosyltransferase II: MSVKGALKKCALAGGLVAASTFGVWAWATGVRRRPTARDVRRILVIRLDLMGDVVFSLPAIELLAEQYPEATVDVLVLPYTAPLLRGVAHVRRIHTLDVNQFRRPSGWRRAAELIACIRSLRAQRYDLAIGLSGLMGGVFAALSGARWRAGYAAETLPGCYNLRVPGRRYREAKHEVMYCVDLVRAIAGGPARDVAPRLSPATPERPPASPYMVLVPGANNGRAKRWPPAYWAALADALATTSEGEIVLAGSESEGSLAREIATLARCAIVNRAGQTSVDELVSLLAGARVVVAGDTGPLHVAAALGRPVVGIFGPTDPVNTGPLGSASTVVRLGLTCSPCYDLRSPADCKLPDRSTRCMWGLDPSTVEQAVRNALATAPSAAHG, translated from the coding sequence GTGAGCGTAAAAGGGGCGCTCAAGAAGTGCGCCCTCGCTGGCGGACTCGTCGCCGCATCTACGTTCGGGGTTTGGGCCTGGGCGACGGGCGTGCGGCGGCGTCCGACCGCGCGGGACGTTCGGCGCATCCTCGTCATTCGCCTGGATTTGATGGGCGACGTCGTGTTCTCGCTGCCGGCCATCGAGCTGCTCGCGGAACAGTACCCCGAGGCCACCGTCGACGTCCTGGTCCTGCCCTATACGGCGCCCCTGCTGCGCGGCGTCGCGCACGTCCGGCGGATCCACACCCTCGACGTCAATCAGTTTCGACGTCCCAGTGGCTGGCGTCGTGCCGCGGAGCTGATCGCGTGCATTCGCTCGCTTCGAGCGCAGCGGTACGATCTGGCGATCGGCCTCTCCGGCCTCATGGGCGGCGTATTCGCGGCGCTCAGCGGCGCCCGCTGGCGCGCCGGCTATGCGGCGGAGACCCTTCCTGGCTGCTACAACCTTCGCGTGCCAGGCCGTCGCTATCGCGAGGCAAAGCACGAGGTGATGTACTGCGTCGACCTCGTTCGCGCGATTGCCGGAGGACCGGCGCGCGACGTGGCCCCGCGCCTGTCGCCCGCCACGCCGGAGCGGCCGCCGGCATCGCCCTACATGGTCCTCGTTCCGGGCGCCAACAACGGACGGGCCAAACGCTGGCCGCCCGCCTACTGGGCCGCCCTGGCCGATGCGCTCGCGACGACCTCCGAAGGCGAGATCGTGCTCGCCGGGTCGGAATCCGAGGGCAGTTTGGCTCGGGAGATCGCGACGCTCGCCCGCTGCGCAATCGTGAATCGCGCAGGACAGACGTCGGTCGATGAGCTGGTGTCGCTCCTGGCCGGCGCCCGGGTCGTGGTCGCCGGAGACACCGGGCCCCTCCACGTCGCCGCTGCCCTCGGGCGCCCCGTCGTGGGGATCTTCGGCCCGACCGATCCGGTGAACACGGGTCCGCTGGGATCCGCGTCCACCGTCGTGCGCCTCGGCCTCACCTGCAGCCCCTGCTACGACTTGCGCAGCCCCGCGGACTGCAAGCTGCCCGATCGCAGCACCCGGTGCATGTGGGGACTCGACCCATCGACCGTGGAGCAGGCGGTGCGAAACGCGCTCGCCACGGCGCCCTCCGCAGCGCACGGGTGA
- a CDS encoding glycosyltransferase family 9 protein: MRHILVVKLADLGDVLTATPALRALRNSFPGARITALVTPHAAPLLQPSSAVDEVITFPKAAFDDFRSVLGPRSGPRSLAAALGLAARLRAGRFDALVLLHHLVTPVGALKYRALARATDAPVRAGLDNGRGAFLTHRAADAGFGARHEVEYCLAVVEALGARAERTPMEMSLSPFEADEAARRWQRLGLDPSDVAILHPGSGRYSLARRWSPERFAAVGDALASDGLRPVLVAGPGEEALAREVQQAMRSPSSTLSGLDVRALAASMQGTRIFVGNDSGVMHLAAAVGTRVVAVFGLSNHRAWGPFPPEAHTVVRLPLPCSPCFYTGHGLGTPQGCASRACLTDLHAQLVIDAARRAVRGEPDPAPVATGGEASGA, from the coding sequence ATGCGGCACATACTGGTCGTCAAGCTCGCCGATCTCGGTGACGTGCTCACGGCCACCCCGGCGCTCCGCGCCCTTCGAAATTCCTTCCCCGGCGCGCGCATCACCGCGCTCGTCACCCCGCACGCAGCCCCGCTCCTTCAGCCGAGCAGCGCCGTGGATGAGGTCATCACCTTCCCCAAGGCCGCGTTCGACGACTTTCGATCCGTCCTCGGCCCGCGCAGTGGCCCGCGGTCGCTCGCCGCCGCCCTGGGACTCGCGGCCCGCCTGCGCGCCGGGCGGTTCGACGCCCTGGTGCTGCTCCACCACCTCGTCACGCCGGTCGGGGCGCTGAAGTATCGGGCGCTGGCGCGCGCGACAGACGCGCCGGTCCGCGCGGGCCTGGACAATGGGCGCGGCGCGTTTCTCACCCACCGCGCCGCGGACGCGGGCTTCGGGGCGCGCCATGAAGTCGAGTACTGCCTCGCGGTGGTCGAGGCGCTTGGAGCGCGCGCCGAACGGACGCCGATGGAGATGTCGCTCAGTCCGTTTGAGGCGGACGAAGCCGCGCGGCGCTGGCAGCGGCTCGGCCTCGATCCATCCGACGTCGCGATTCTTCATCCGGGGTCGGGACGGTACAGCCTGGCCCGACGGTGGTCGCCAGAGCGCTTCGCCGCCGTGGGCGACGCGCTGGCGAGCGATGGGCTGCGCCCGGTCCTGGTGGCCGGCCCGGGCGAGGAGGCGCTCGCTCGGGAAGTTCAGCAGGCGATGCGATCCCCCTCCTCCACCCTCTCCGGTCTCGACGTGCGGGCGCTTGCCGCCTCGATGCAGGGCACCCGAATCTTCGTGGGGAACGACAGCGGCGTCATGCACCTGGCGGCCGCGGTCGGTACGCGGGTCGTCGCGGTCTTCGGCCTCTCCAACCATCGGGCCTGGGGCCCATTTCCACCGGAGGCCCACACCGTGGTCCGCCTGCCCCTCCCGTGCAGTCCCTGCTTCTACACGGGCCATGGCCTCGGCACGCCGCAGGGCTGCGCGTCGCGCGCGTGCCTCACAGACCTCCACGCTCAGCTCGTGATCGACGCGGCCCGCCGGGCCGTCCGGGGCGAGCCGGATCCGGCGCCCGTCGCGACGGGAGGCGAGGCCAGTGGCGCCTGA